The sequence ggcacacgtcacgtgaccaaactcgaaacgtctttgaagattctgatgacgtcacaactctcggattgacactgttgacagttaggcgataaacaacaaatgacaaatgtcagttgccagttcgtatcttctacgtgtgtatgtagttatgtgtcaaaccgtaaactgtgacgtcacacaattttcaaagagcgtattgggcgcgaaagcatctgtcaaaatatatttagttaatttaacatatttaaagccgtttttagtataaaagttgaattttagggcaacttttagctaatatagaacgtaatacaagcatttcaaaaaattggaaacaacccttcTTAGAGAGTGTGAAAGAGAAAGATACCGCAATTTTGCGAATTTCGGAttccgcggtaggcccccagtctCTCTCTATCTCTATTGGGCTCTCATGGAGCACtccagtaaaataaaaatactgacCAAATCGCAATTTACACCGCATTAAAaaccttcttctttaaaaaattgtcttctttgtaatgtaggaaactttaggcctatttttagttcatttactttagacatatttgtaaaaggctgtttgttttctaaataaattttaaaatatatatataatatacagggtgattcatgagacgtgagcaggactaagcctacataatcagtaaatgttaatgaaccgttcatcatcatatttaagtaaaacaatctcgctttatttctgttatttaactttttgggaaggacaaatttgataatctacaatcatggacaccctacaacacttcattaagaaagataaaacctctttaaccgttatgacagcagtttgattatgaagaaaacaaaatgtcacacttgagtgagatacgatttttcaaaagtaaccagacattcaatttgtcacttgttatggataaaacaaagagggtgaccataaatggcgtaaataaattaaaacattttttttgaacagtaaaaaataaaagaacgttaatctcacaaatactggtacgaaacagttgcttataacttactgaatgttcaagcttgatcctgctcacgtctcctgaatcaccctgtatatctatgcctccatcaaatctatgatgattttgccaatgtcaagttaaaCCTATGCGTAAAACCAAGCGTAATAAAAATGTCACTGTCTTGTCATAGTTGTCatattgacattgacacttGACAGCCAAATGTTTGCGAAATTACGCGCTAGTTCCGCCCGGTTGTTTCTTTCCTTAATAGCAAGTTAATTATGACTCCAACTATTTTAAAGTCTTTATTGGAACGCAAGTAAAATTTTTCTTCAGTGTTTCATCTTACGCTTACCTTTGAAACCGACGGCATGCCTcgagtaaaactagactacgtCGTGAGTTTTAGCAGCGAAGATTCTGTAAGTACATGTTATCGTCGTTTTATATCGTATCCCGTGTAAACCAATCCTTATTAATAGTGTTATAGGACGAGATTCACGGAATCGTATTCAAGGGCGCAACCTTAAGGTATTGAGCAATAAAATGCAAATTCATAAACGTGTTTCTACAGGTTAGGAGTTTGTTTATAATTTCACTAAGTGAATCATACTAACAGGATTGCAACATTTGCAACATTGATTGAGAGAAGCgagtttttactttattagaGGATTTCAATTGCATCGTGATACACCTTATTTGGTAACCACACAACTgaaaactgtaataaaatttgtattgtgtttatgttactataaaataaacatcaaCTTAGCCCACCAAATATTGACAAAATGCGATTAAACGATCTtgtcaaaattgacaaaaataataatcaaatttgaTGGCCTCCTAACCAAGTCTGTTGTGACCCTATGAAGCAGGAAGTCCTAGATTCTTATCCTGggaagagcatttatttgtgtgtgtttTCTATAAGTATaagcatttatttataactgtatatctatatattatatttatcatcaTACTACCCTCAAGTGGtcctttaatattatttatttatttgaatatatgTAAAGCAATCTTTTCCTAAACTGTATGTTTATTGATAACAGGAAAATCCAGCAAGCAATTTACTAGCATATGAAGTGAGCAAGAAGAAATGGCTTTGCAAAGCGGGGGAGGCGTCCTGCTCAGTTGTACTGCAGCTCAACCATGCAGTTCAGGTATAAAAGACAGTTAATAAACTTACAGGTCCTTCCTGTCATTTCAAACTCAGAAAAACACACACAGTATGTGTTTTGATGGTGAGAGGCCTGGAGGAGCTTACATTTTAGTGTTGCAACAACCCTTGCCAATTATTTGGCACTTTAACCGAATTATTAGGCTGAATACGAACATCGGAAAACTTGCCGAATTACAAATAATTACTGAACATTCAGCCCATCTCTACTTTACACAAACAAGTTTGAATTTAAGCTCGAAGGTCAGggcataatattaaaatttttattgAGGATAACTAGACTCAAAATGGCATAAATTTttcaatgtaaataatttttgatGTTTCTTTGATTGCAGATTTCTACAGTTCACATTGGTGCATACCATGCGGCACTAGTAGAAGTCCTGGTTGGGCGCTCAGAGACTCCAAATAACCAATTTGAAGTAAGTACTTGCAAGGAAAATTTAAAATGCTCActtcgtcagtagaaaaacgcggcaaatttaaaaaaatgtatgtgcaAAGAGATGACTTtgcatagaaaatttgaatttcgcttCTTTTTTAACAAAGTGGGTGTGTCTAAGTATACATTCATACAAGGTACCAATATTTTCATATAACCAAAAGGAATTTACGGTGTCTAAAAATGTACAGGAtgctaaaacaaaaataattacttatccAATAGCAAGCCATTCCTAGGTATTTCACTAATTCTATTTCAATAAGTATATGGTAACGATTCTAAAACCTaaaggatttatttatttatattccacAACTATTCATTGTAATAACAAGTATTATTTTCAGGTACTGGTCCCGTCCAGCGTGTTCCTATCGCCTATGGACTCGCGCCGCGGGACCGGCGTGGAGCGCGTGCGCTCGTTCAGCGCCGAGCAGCTGGCACCTGCTAAAGCTCAAAAATGGGATCGAGTTAGAATCGTGTGCTCGCAGCCTTATAACAAGCACTGTAAGGTAAGCTATCATTAGAGCTTGAACTAGCATTAATACTGTGCTTTATTGATTACCTCAATAATGCACAGTCTTTTTCAATCGTGATTTATTCTCAAATTATCACAACATAAGGTTTGTACTTACTGTGAGACTaggggccagttgcaccaaccgcAGTGaacagactgatcaacgtcacgcaGCAGATCTATTAAACTTCCCATGCAATAAAATTTTGCGAACGCTTTAatggtgacagacggtttggtgcaaccgaccctagATCGATTATGTATTGTTCCATAATTGAATTTAAAggattgtaatatttttatgattatagttagtattttagTCATTCCGAGGACGAAGAGCTATGTATCATTCCGTTATACAGGGAGgactaaacaatataaaaaatattactgagCATATTGTTAATCATTTTAACAAACTTTAACGTTTATGTGTCAGACCTAAAGGGAAATATTTGAACATAACACGTTATATTTCAGTAATGATGATTGAGATTAAATTtacctaattataatatttaatgtcattttgTAAAAGACGTCTTATAAGTACCAATGTCACGCCAACTTTGGTCTAAAACTGTGGTCTGCCTACCGTCCAGACAGAAAACTCAGACGGCCTTCACGACGACCCATAGACGAAGATCCCGCCGTCTGAGGCTTGTCGGCGACCGACAGACACTTAAGTAAGAATAATATTCCTAAACATTCTTTGTCAACATATTTTTGGTTCACcctgtatttatatattttttttccagtacGGCCTCTCCTTCGTGCACATATTCGAGTCAGACAAATCCGAGTCTGACAAGCCTTCATCGCCGCAGCTCGTGCCAGCACCGGCCGTACCTACTCGAGTAGCAGTGCCAGTAGGACAGTACTCCTCGGATGAGGATGATTTCAGGCCAGGGGAGCTGTTCGCTAAGCATCGACTGAGCGAAGGTAGCAAAAATACTGGTAAGGAACACTATATTTTTTCATCTAATACTGGCTCCTCATACGAGTACACAGCGGCGGATCCAGGATTTTGATTTGGGATGGTCTTGAACCCAATTCTGATAGGTTTAGGTAAAAACCctaaaatttttcatcaaaggATTCAGACGCTTTTGAGAGGGCCTTGAGCCCTTTTGTCACCCCCTTAAATCTAGTACTGTTCGTTCACATATACAAGTTACGCAAACTGCCATCAAATACTGTGTTTGCACCAGCCTTACCGTCCCGTGCCGTACCGTCTAGTAGCACTGCTGTAGCAGTGCCAGTAGGACAGTACTCCTTGGATACCTGGGAAATGCTAAGTATCTGAGCAAAGGAAGTAAAAATACTGATATGGAACAAATACCTAACACTTTAAtcaaatcattatttttaaaagtgacTCTGGAGACCTAAAAAGTTGGTCCAGCTAAATATACAGTACAATTCAAGTATGCAGTATGTGGATTAGTGGATTTGGGGCAGGAAAAGCGGTGTGCAAATACTATAATTGCTATAATATCCCTCCTAACTCCATAAAAAGCaccgaataaaaaaattatattatgtagaCTGTCTAAGTCGTCAATTTCTTTCACTCTTTGATTTGACAAACGGAAAGTACCTAATAGAACATATTGGTAAATAATGGCATTTCTATTAAGTTCTACCTTTTTTTACAGAAGCTCAAATACGACAAGCATCATCCCAAGCCCTCCGAAACATAAATGACACCGCAACAAAACTAGTTAAAACTCCCATAGCTAAAACCAATACCAGTCGAACCAACCAAACCAATGACTTCAGCACAAGCAGACAGAAAGACAACCTCATGTATACTGATGATGATGAACAACCACACGCGAAAATAGACTCTGTAGTAAAGAGGCATAAGGATGAGAAAGAACAAGAAACTAAAAAGAAAGAAGCTGTGCAAAATCTGTTTAGAAAAGATAAGGAACGAACTAACAGATTAGAGCAAGCTAGTAAGAACTTTAAAGAGTTTCTTGATGATAAAGAAGATAAGAAGAATTCAAGTAGTTCTAGAAGTAAAGACAATTCTAAAGAGAATGATAGAAGGAATAAAGAACTAAATAATTCTACAAGTAAGGATAGTTCGAGACATGAAGACAGAAGAAACAAAGATTTGAGTAATTCTAGAAGTCGAGATAGTTCTAAAGACAATAAAGGAAATACAGACAGTTTGaataatactagaaataaagatAGCTCTAGAGATAATGAAAGAAGGAACAGGGATGATGGAAATAGTTCACAATCGCGGACAAAAGATGCAGGAGCTAGTGGAGATAATAGGAAAAGACAACACTCCGATGATAGGCAGAAAGGAAAAGGTaaggttttaaaaatagatgAAAGTTAACTTGGATgaggtaagattttttttatcaaagccTTTTTGTTCttaaggttaggttagttatttTTTCTCTATATTCTTACAATTAAGGAAAATATCAATGACTCGGGTAAAATTCGAACTTATGACCTTAGTATTTTAACCAACCAAACATATTCACCAAATCTACCGGTATATCGAAGCGTGCCCGATTGCGGCGATTACTTCCAACAAATTCGTGCTTTGAGGCTGCAGAAAATTCTGCACctttcaattttcatttattttctaaaattaattttctgCTGGCTTCAAATCTAATAATCTTGATATTTTTCCAAGAAATAGATGTGGTCCGCCCCGGGCCAGTGAGCTCCACTCCTCACACCCTGCTGGCAGGCGTGGTGTTCGCGCTGAGCGGCTACGAGAACCCGCGCCGGGCGCGCCTGCGCGACGCCGCCGCGGCCATGGGCGCGCGCTTCCAGCGCGACTGGAGCCCCGCCTGCACACATCTTATGCGAGTACTTTTTTTGCCTCTGACACAGGAGAACCCCACTGCCATATTCTGCGCCGCTCCACGCCACACCAGCTTCGAGGACGGACAACTTTTTTAGGGCATCGTCGCATCAGGCTGTCAAAGAAAAAGCCAAGGAAAGAAATACCTGGAGATTGCTTCACCGACAAGAGTGCTCTCTTAAATTTCTGGTGATGTCCTATTATCGCAATTGGACGTTCATTTTAGTATctggcaaaaaaaaaccaagCTGACGTGTTTTGTTGGCTTACCCATAAATaaaccaacggagcggcagctgacgcaCACGAAGATACATCTCCCTAAACCACTTGAGTTCTTGATCGGGAACTGACCCAGCGTATTCGTCCGActcaaacaaacatttattcagcaaataggcgacaggggcacttttacatgtaattttttagggttccgtacccaaagggtcaaacgggtccctattactgagacttcgctgtccgtacgtccgtccgtccgtccgtctgtcactaggctgtcTCTCCTGAACCGTAATAGATAGACAGagtagacagttgaaattttcacagataatgtatttctgttgtcaTAACAACAAGTACTAAAAAGTAccttcggtgggcgagtccgactcgcacttggccggtttatttacaataaataacaaaatacaattacaaatatggaatcaattaaatatcagacactttattagagatgtatacagtctctaattgcaaaattatacaaaaaaaatatatgataaaaaatacaaacaacaaatactaaaattctttagagatgtaagtctctaagtgtcagaaataaaatataatacaaaaaatgacagttaaaatatccttagagatgtaaaggatCTCCAAGGATTGAATtcttatacaaataattaaaagaggtgaaattaacaaacagacaagaaccgaatgaagtgtctcacgttaatgccactcaaaactaaagttacatacttataacataacatattgcccgtgtaagcttaaacagacctgTCTCCACTGACCTGACCTGTCTCAGATCCGAAGCGAAGCGATTATCGTCCTTCGAGGTACGATATTGTAGTTTTCAAATCCGCATAGCTTTTTTTCTGCTAAAGGAAAATAATCCAATTTTAGAGCGTAGATAATGTGCCATCTAAGCCACCAATGGGGTTTCGGacttgttaattatttatttattttactttattcggaaaaccaaaAGCTTAAGTAACTAAAACTAATAGATATGTATCAGAGAAGCCAATAACAGGTTTCCACAAACAGGATACAAAGGTATTATTACAGGCTAGCACAAAATTAAAGATATTCTaaacgccaaaacatgctacgagaaaagaaagaagtaatttatttcttatttcaattaaaaattaaaacatatgataatcaattaaattcaattaaaaattaaaacatatgaTCTTCTGCAGGTAGGGGAGCAAAGAAACTAGATGCCATGAGGTTTTTAATTATTCCGGGTTTTATTAGATGTAGATCCAGTTGATCGTTGCTACAGTTCATTCATTGACCTCGAAGCTCGGACAAAGTATAAATTTTGACGATAGTTGGCATTGGTCGGTGGAAGTGACATGATAAGTCGGTAGTGTCTAGAAGAAGCTCTGGGGATACGAAAATTAatattcatatcataatatATGCTGTCAAAATGGCTGTAAAAATGGTAGCCGGATTTAAGCATCGGTCTTTAGTTTTGTATTTCATTGTATTCATATTGCAACATAGACTTCtttatatttaatcttaatCAAACTCCATACTTCTAcatattaatatgtttttacaCAAATGAATAAACTTTGTGTAATTTCCATACAGATGCGCCTTCCCAAACACGCCCAAACTCCGAACAGTCCGCAGCTCCCCATCTGGCAGCAACTGTATAGTGGTACTAGGGGAGTGGATAGAACAGTGCTGCGAGAAGAAAAGGCTGCTTCCGTGGCAGTGGTTCGCCACGGAACCCAAGAAGAAAGTCCAACCCCCTGCTGGCTGGGATGACGATGATAAGACTGCTTCAGGTAATTGCCAcatcttttcatcctgttaccctccgctggggtgtagggctcgaatcatattcttccactgactccggtcctgggcagcttgggtaatcCTCCCACATCCTCAATACATCCAGCTCTTACTCCACAGAACGGTGCTAAGTAAAGGAGGATGGGCAGGTTTATATGGACACTGGCCCTTGAACCAAGAAGAATAAGCGACATACCATCGGAAAGGGTTTTTATATActcaatttttttgtattgcgAGACTTCTCAAAtctctgttttaaaaaaattacacacagaatcataaaaaaacaaataaaaacaaaaatatcgtaAAGCAAAATCATCGACAACCGCACACGATTGTTAACCGCACACGGTGTGCGTTAGGATTCCAAAGGCTTTTCTAGCGAGGTAGATCAAGGATTTAGCTCTTTTGGTAATGGTTGTGAGATGTTCTTCCCATTTGAGGTTTTCAGTCATTTTGACTCCCAAGTCCGTTTGCACTTTAACTGGTGTAAGTTTGGTTCATTCTAGGGCGTAGCTAAGATGTGGATTGCGGTTACCAACTTGTAGCACTGTACATTTTTCAGCATTCAGACTTATAAGCCATTCCTTTGACCATTTTGCTATCTCGTCTAGATCTTTTTGGAGTTGGTCGAAGTCGTGTAGAgggttataaaatattttcgtgTCGTCGGCAAAGATACTGACGCTACAATGGAGATTATGCGGCAG is a genomic window of Cydia pomonella isolate Wapato2018A chromosome 15, ilCydPomo1, whole genome shotgun sequence containing:
- the LOC133526011 gene encoding DNA repair protein XRCC1 isoform X1 — its product is MPRVKLDYVVSFSSEDSENPASNLLAYEVSKKKWLCKAGEASCSVVLQLNHAVQISTVHIGAYHAALVEVLVGRSETPNNQFEVLVPSSVFLSPMDSRRGTGVERVRSFSAEQLAPAKAQKWDRVRIVCSQPYNKHCKYGLSFVHIFESDKSESDKPSSPQLVPAPAVPTRVAVPVGQYSSDEDDFRPGELFAKHRLSEGSKNTEAQIRQASSQALRNINDTATKLVKTPIAKTNTSRTNQTNDFSTSRQKDNLMYTDDDEQPHAKIDSVVKRHKDEKEQETKKKEAVQNLFRKDKERTNRLEQASKNFKEFLDDKEDKKNSSSSRSKDNSKENDRRNKELNNSTSKDSSRHEDRRNKDLSNSRSRDSSKDNKGNTDSLNNTRNKDSSRDNERRNRDDGNSSQSRTKDAGASGDNRKRQHSDDRQKGKEIDVVRPGPVSSTPHTLLAGVVFALSGYENPRRARLRDAAAAMGARFQRDWSPACTHLICAFPNTPKLRTVRSSPSGSNCIVVLGEWIEQCCEKKRLLPWQWFATEPKKKVQPPAGWDDDDKTASEYDTDDEIEKVLRKQKKQRTDKSPSPQPTTSRDSPQPHSSRDLAPRPQTSREKSPTPHSSRDLSPRPQTSREKSPTPHSSREKSPKPHTSREKSPKQSSRKENQQKRTKERSHSKESPKQKRNLNFSNMSSDSDVAFVKDERIQANITIDSGDSTDEEKPVVKEKIDKARVLPDFFDGYTFVIDDRVEDAGFDKELLNRYVKAYGGVVMDTSAVDSDSDISFVLSAGAGYSKNGLRVRADWLWRCHEEKRLADVEDYKL
- the LOC133526011 gene encoding DNA repair protein XRCC1 isoform X2: MPRVKLDYVVSFSSEDSENPASNLLAYEVSKKKWLCKAGEASCSVVLQLNHAVQISTVHIGAYHAALVEVLVGRSETPNNQFEVLVPSSVFLSPMDSRRGTGVERVRSFSAEQLAPAKAQKWDRVRIVCSQPYNKHCKYGLSFVHIFESDKSESDKPSSPQLVPAPAVPTRVAVPVGQYSSDEDDFRPGELFAKHRLSEGSKNTEAQIRQASSQALRNINDTATKLVKTPIAKTNTSRTNQTNDFSTSRQKDNLMYTDDDEQPHAKIDSVVKRHKDEKEQETKKKEAVQNLFRKDKERTNRLEQASKNFKEFLDDKEDKKNSSSSRSKDNSKENDRRNKELNNSTSKDSSRHEDRRNKDLSNSRSRDSSKDNKGNTDSLNNTRNKDSSRDNERRNRDDGNSSQSRTKDAGASGDNRKRQHSDDRQKGKDVVRPGPVSSTPHTLLAGVVFALSGYENPRRARLRDAAAAMGARFQRDWSPACTHLICAFPNTPKLRTVRSSPSGSNCIVVLGEWIEQCCEKKRLLPWQWFATEPKKKVQPPAGWDDDDKTASEYDTDDEIEKVLRKQKKQRTDKSPSPQPTTSRDSPQPHSSRDLAPRPQTSREKSPTPHSSRDLSPRPQTSREKSPTPHSSREKSPKPHTSREKSPKQSSRKENQQKRTKERSHSKESPKQKRNLNFSNMSSDSDVAFVKDERIQANITIDSGDSTDEEKPVVKEKIDKARVLPDFFDGYTFVIDDRVEDAGFDKELLNRYVKAYGGVVMDTSAVDSDSDISFVLSAGAGYSKNGLRVRADWLWRCHEEKRLADVEDYKL